From the genome of Vicia villosa cultivar HV-30 ecotype Madison, WI linkage group LG2, Vvil1.0, whole genome shotgun sequence, one region includes:
- the LOC131653406 gene encoding uncharacterized protein LOC131653406 yields MASLKNLLSQRPFHQLTNPKTLTSLNSNFSLRPISTAPQTQPPNSQTEQTKKPLSTFFSEVMSGKTTTIEENGDGDIELKKKLKQLTEEVRILKEKKTKKVPILTKEAPKKIEKKSLFSVFTNQPLPEGVVSVKKEVVEKKQKPREPFVVKELSIDMVVFLKFLYENGYFKDAKFANVHERFDLGWFENPYALGYAKFAAQKFASDNHEMAKWLSGSALKQVVVFGCPSTGKSCVFPAKRLRKFFEVPENTVCGKCLLRESCTFANQNVWKCDANKLDLELVMKVVVSYALHLVHPQLIVSDEVNKSVNHLLNEFVKLSKIT; encoded by the exons atggcttcCCTCAAAAACCTTCTCTCACAACGCCCTTTCCACCAACTCACAAACCCCAAAACCCTAACTTCTCTCAACTCCAATTTCTCACTCAGACCCATCTCTACCGCACCCCAAACCCAACCCCCAAATTCCCAAACCGAGCAAACCAAAAAACCCCTCAGCACTTTCTTCTCCGAAGTAATGTCGGGAAAAACCACAACAATAGAAGAAAACGGTGACGGCGACATCGAATTGAAGAAGAAACTGAAGCAGTTAACTGAAGAAGTTAGAATCTTGAaggagaaaaaaacaaaaaaggttCCAATTTTAACAAAAGAGGCTCcgaagaaaattgaaaaaaagagcCTGTTTTCTGTGTTTACCAATCAACCTCTTCCTGAGGGTGTAGTAAGTGTGAAAAAGGAGGTGGTAGAGAAGAAGCAGAAGCCGAGGGAACCTTTTGTTGTTAAGGAGCTTTCGATTGATATGGTGGTGTTTTTGAAGTTTTTGTATGAAAACGGGTATTTTAAAGATGCTAAATTTGCTAATGTTCATGAAAGATTTGATCTTGGTTGGTTTGAGAATCCTTATGCTTTGGGATATGCCAAGTTTGCAGCACAGAAATTTGCGAGTGATAATCATGAAATGGCCAA ATGGCTATCAGGAAGTGCATTAAAGCAAGTGGTAGTGTTTGGCTGCCCCTCCACTGGCAAGAGTTGTGTCTTCCCTGCAAAAAGACTGCGAAAATTTTTCGAGGTTCCAGAAAATACA GTTTGTGGTAAATGCTTGCTGCGAGAATCATGCACATTTGCGAATCAAAATGTGTGGAAGTGTGATGCCAATAAATTGGATTTGGAGTTAGTTATGAAGGTTGTTGTGTCATATGCTTTACACTTGGTGCATCCTCAGCTGATAGTGTCTGATGAAGTGAACAAGTCGGTAAATCATTTACTGAATGAGTTTGTGAAACTGAGTAAAATCACCTGA
- the LOC131653404 gene encoding putative F-box protein At2g16290, with translation MVLLMGGLSSLTSSHQSPLISSENFTAFALLHGNEFAVWRKGYESWVVLNWGINCNGVDAVYKNGSFFVVGTNGTIAVFDVDRCKISHIEMSPDIEIFPFGLTRIPFVNDHCNLVFLKENMLLVIPKFKPVKNMFGNRITKTGFKIYEMNGNVCKWERIHSLGEHSLFIGAKSSSVICCCVADLVGCRPNCIYFTNFTYGAYFGIYNLSNKSIDLLPGNPPISYSHSVFVQPSPN, from the exons ATGGTTCTTCTCATGGGTGGCTTGTCATCATTGACAAGTTCACATCAGAG CCCCTTGATTAGCAGCGAAAACTTTACGGCATTTGCCTTGCTTCATGGTAATGAGTTTGCGGTCTGGAGAAAAGGCTATGAATCTTGGGTTGTTCTTAACTGGGGAATAAATTGTAACGGAGTGGACGCTGTATACAAAAACGGTTCCTTTTTTGTTGTAGGCACAAATGGAACCATTGCAGTTTTTGATGTTGACCGTTGTAAGATCTCTCATATTGAGATGTCTCCTGATATTGAGATTTTTCCTTTTGGGTTGACTAGAATTCCCTTTGTGAATGATCATTGCAATTTAGTGTTTTTGAAAGAGAACATGTTGTTGGTTATTCCGAAATTTAAACctgttaaaaatatgtttggtaaTCGTATTACTAAGACTGGGTTTAAGATTTATGAGATGAATGGGAATGTTTGCAAGTGGGAACGAATTCATAGTTTGGGAGAGCACTCTTTGTTTATAGGGGCCAAATCTTCTTCCGTCATTTGTTGTTGTGTTGCTGATTTGGTTGGTTGTCGTCCAAATTGTATCTATTTCACCAACTTTACTTATGGGGCATATTTTGGTATATATAATTTATCCAATAAGAGCATTGATCTGCTGCCCGGTAATCCACCTATATCATATAGTCATTCAGTTTTTGTTCAGCCAAGTCCGAATTAA